GCACCTTCAACGGCTTCCTGCGAGGTGGCGTGAATCGTAATCGAAAGGCCGTTATCGCTCAGATTGCGTGCGCAACGCTCGCTGGCAGAGCGATCAATGTCGAAAAGACGTAAGTTTTCGATCCCGAGAATAGCTTTGAACGCCAGAGCCTGAAACTCGCTCTGTGCGCCATTGCCGATGATCGTCATGGTCTTTGAATCTGGTCGGGCAAGATGTTTTGCGGCAACTGCCGACATGGCTGCCGTGCGCAATGCCGTCAGGATCGTCATTTCGGTCAGCAGCATCGGATAGCCATTGCCAACATCAGCCAGCACACCAAAAGCAGTGACAGTCTGACGACCTTCCTTGGTGTTTTTCGGATGGCCGTTCACGTATTTGAAGCCATAAAGCGTACCGTCACTCGTTGGCATCAACTCAATGACCCCTTCGTCAGAATGCGAGGCAACGCGTGGCGTCTTGTCGAACTGCTCCCAACGGCGGAAATCTTCCTCGATCACCGCAGCAAGTTCCTTGAGGAAGGTTTCGACCCCCACCGTAAGCACAAGCTTCATCATGTGATCGACACTGACGAAGGGAACAATGTTCAGCTTTTCATTGGTCATGATTCTAATCCTTTATCGGATGAATTCGCGCTGAACTTCAGACACGCTTCGACAAAAACTCTTCCGCAATCATCGAAACGATCTGCGGCAGCACTTCAAAGGCGTAAGGCGCGTGTACGCGCTCCAGCTTCTGATGGAACTCACGACCCCAAGGGCCGATATTGACCACCGGAAAACGCAACGCGTCACCGGCTGGATGATCAACAAGGCGCGCAACCGGCGTATTGTTTGAAACGATGTCCTGACCAAGTGTTGCCTGCCCCAAGAAGCTCATGTCAGAGATGCCCTGGAAATGCGGCTTCCACACAAGCGACTGATCCGGGAAGGCCGCAAATGTCTGCATCGTTGTGTCGATTGCCTGTTTGAAAGCGCGATCATTGGCCTGAGCATCGTCGAGATGGCTTGCTGGATAATGCAGCCCTGCAAAACCAACCACAACGGCCGGGCCCGATAGATGTGCAACGCCGACAAGCCACTCGGTCAACTGACGACTGACCGATAGCGGATTGTCGATATCGGCAAGGCGCTTTTCCTGCGCGCTGTAAAGCGCTTCGAATTTCTCACCGGCAACATCGGCAGCCATCGCGCGCAGCTGCTCGAATGTGATGAGCTTTGGTGCTGCTGGAATTGCGCCTGCACGTTTGCCAATCAACTGGCCGAAAGCTTCTGATTGTGCTGCAAAGTGTTCCACAGCCTCTGTCGCGCCCGCCTGCACTTCACTCTTAAAACGACTGAACAGCTCGTCAGCAGTCATGGCATGATAAAGCCAGTTGAGCGCGATCCAGAAGCGTTCAGGCGTCGTTACTTCATAGCCGTCGCGGAGGTCTTTTGCCTCAAGGCAGATAGGCGGCGGCGAAATGTCATTTTCATCGCGATCAGCGAGCGCTGCATTGCCTTCAAAGCGCGCCAGAATGCTGGCGGCCATCGCCTGTGCGCTAACACCTTCATAAGGGTAGCTTGCATGCGAGCTCAATCCGATGATCAGCGCAAAGGGTAACAGCTTTCCGATGGTGCCCGCATAGACTGCGCGGCCTTCGCTGCCATCGCCCTGGTCGGACGTCACGTCGAGATTAATTGCTGCTGAGATCTCAATGTCGAAATCCCGGGCAATAGTCGGCATCGCATTGCGCATTGAGCGCATGCCGCGGCTTTCACGCTCTTCGTCCGGTGTAAAAACCAGCAGCAGATTGCCACTGCGATCAGGATCGGCTGCGAATTTCTCGGCACACGCAATACCGACCGCAAGGCCACTTTTCATATCAAGCAAGCCACGACCGGGAAGGAAATCGCCGCTGAGCAAATCTTCAAGCGCGCGTTCTTCCTGAGCGGAACGGGCGCGCTTCGACAGATCTTTGATGAGCGCGTCTTTGAGGTTGCGGCTGTCGCAAGCAAGCGACTTGAGCTCGTGATAATTATCAGTCGCAACCGTATCGAAATGGCCTGCAAGTGCGAGCGTGCGTTTGCCGTTACCGCGGACCAGCGCAACCACATTATGCGTCAGCGGATCGCCATGGCTTGCAACAGTACGAATATTGTCCGGGTTTTGCTGGAAATATGGAATTTCCTTCAACAGCCTAACAAGTTGATCGGAAAACTCGGCCTCGCCGGGCGTACCGGTTTCGCTGCCCCAGCCAACCATGCGCAGGGCCAGCTCTTCGACGTGTTGCGCATTAATATGGTTGTGCGCCGTCGTTACGGCGTTTTGCGCGCCGTTTGAAACATTCGCAGTCATGAACTCTAGTCTCCGTCGATTAGAGCATATTCCGAGACGATAGAAATACGCTGCAGAATATAAGTTTTAAGATGCCGATCTCATCGAACCGGCGGTAACTATATGAATCTAGTCGATTTTCTGAATTTGACGTTTGAACGGGCGTGGATGTCAGTCGGGATTCAAACGTCACATTCAATCCACTAGTGTGAAAGATGCTTACGCAGGAATGCCCGCGTCCGCTCTTCCTTGGGGGTAGAGAGGACTTGCTGCGGCAGACCTTGTTCAACCACCACACCACCGTCCATGAACATCACATGGTCGGAAACTTCCGCCGCAAAGCGCATTTCGTGTGTCACGATCAACATGGTCATGTGCTCATTTGCGAGCTGCTTCATGACTTGATTGACTTCCTCAACCAGCTCCGGATCGAGCGCAGAGGTTGCTTCATCAAAAAGCATGACCTTGGGCTGCATCGCCAAAGCGCGGGCAATCGCGACACGCTGTTTCTGACCACCCGAAAGACGTGCCGGATAGGCATTACCCTTATCGACAAGGCCGACCTTGGCGAGCAGATTGTTGGCGCGTTCCAGTGCTTCGCTGCGCGAAAGCCCTTTGAGGCGCATTGGGCCAATCATGATGTTTTGCAGCACGGTCAAATGCGGAAACAGGTTAAACTGTTGGAAAACCATCCCCATTTCCTGACGGATATGGTTGATGTGCTTTTCAAAAGCGCGCCCTTTGAGCGGGCGATTGACCTGATTGCCATCAAGCCAGATTTCTCCGCTTGACGTTTCTTCCAGCATATTGATCGAGCGCAGCAGTGTGCTTTTTCCCGATCCGCTGGGGCCAATAATGGAAACGATCTTGCCTCGTGCGACAGTCAGGTCGATGCCTTTCAGCACCTCATGTTCGCCATAGGATTTCCTGATCTGACGCAATTCGATCATGGGGGTCTGTGTGTTCATCGGATAGCTTCCGCTTTCTTGGCCGCTTTGCTCAAACCCCATTCCATCAAGAGATTGACGAGGTAATAGAGCACGGCTGCAACGAAGTAGAACTCAAAGGGGCGATAGGTTTCGCTTATGGCGCGTTGCGCATTCAGCACCAGTTCTGTGATGCCGAGCACGGAGAGAACGGCTGTGTCCTTGAGCAGAATGATGCTGTTATTGCCAACCTGCGGCAGAGCCGTGAGGATCGCCTGTGGGATGATGAAATAGCGAAGCGACGATCCGTGGCTGAAACCAAGCGACCGGGCGGCTTCCATCTGTCCTTCGTCGACGCTCTCAAGCGATGCGCGGAAAATATCGGCATTATAGGCTGCATAATGCATGCCAAGGCCAAACACGCCGGTCCAGAACGCTGGCACCATGATCCCGATCTGCGAAAGGCCATAATAGAGCAGATAGAGCTGCAAGAGCAATGGCGTTCCCATGAAAAGGAAAACAACACCGCGCACAGGCAGGCTGATTATTTTAGGCGCATGAAGCGTGATGATTGCGATCAGAATACCGAGCACAATGCTGATCACACCAGCCAGTACGGTAATCAAAACGGTCCAGAGCAGACCAATCAACATCAATTCCAGATAAGACGGAACAACGGTGAAATCCAGACTCATGCTTCCGCCCTCCTGTCAGCATTGAAAAAGATTTCAAAGCCGCGGATGATCAGTGAAATGATAGCGATGATGACGATGTACGCAGCACCGGCAATCGCAAAAACCTCAAATGGCTTGTATGTCGAAGTGACAAAGCGCTGAGCAGTGTAGGTCAGTTCCACCACGCCAATTGTTGAAACGAGCGCGGTGCTCTTGGTCAGGATGACCGTATTGACGCCAAGCGAACGGATCATGAGCGGAGCCGCCTGCGGCAGAATGAAAAGCCGCATGGTTCCGGCCCTGCCAAAGCCCAGCGAACGCGCCGCTTCGTTCTGGCCTTTATCGACCGCCAGAATTGCTCCGCGCATTCCTTCAGACATATAGGCGCCGATGTTGAAACCCATCGTGATGACACCCGCCACAAACGGGGTAAATTCAAAACCAAACTGCGGGCCGCCAAAGAAAACAAGGAACAGCTGCACCAGAAGCGGTGTACCGCGCATGATGCTGATATAGCCGATGGCGATCCAGCGAATAGGCGCATAGCGCGAGAAGCGCGCCATGACGAGAAGGCTGGCAACAACGAGGCCAATCAGCAGCGATACGATAGTCAGTTGGACTGTGACCCAGGCCGATTCAACAATGAAGGGAAAAATCCGCCCGATAAGTGCGATATCCATCCTTCAACCTTTCTGCTCCATCAGGAAGAAATCTCCTATGGCGCATATGTCTCTCAGCCAAAGGGCTGGCGAGAAGCTGTAAAGCAGAGTTTAGGGACTATTAATCGGAAGTGGGGCAGCTCACTTGCTGCCCTCACCCGAAACAGTTCGAATTAGCGGATATCCACACCAATCCATTTTTCGGAAATGGCCTTATATGTGCCATCAGCCATCATATCGTCGAGCGCCTTTTGCATGGCAGCCTGAAGCTCCGGATTGTTCTTGCGAACCGCAATACCGATATCGTAACGCGGCAGCTGATCGTCCTTCACCTGTTCAATCGGCGCATTGCTCTTACCTATGGCGACAAGCACAGGAACGTCATCGGCGACAACGGCATCGATACGACCCGAGCCAAGATCGAGAAGCATTTCAGGCAGGCCCTTATAGGTGCGGACTTCATATTTGCCCTGCTCACGAACCCATTTTTCGGAGGTTTCGCCCAGCGTCACACCGATTGTCTTGCCTTCCAGTTCGCTAAGCGACTTGACCGTATCACCCTTGCGAATGAACAGCGCCAGGCCCGAACGATAGTAAGGTCCGACGAAGTTGATTGCCTTCTTGCGTTCTTCAGTGATGCCCATCGAACCAACGATCGTGTCGTAACGACCGGTCACGAGACCTGCAATGATGCCGTCCCAGGCCGTGGTTACGATTTCAGGTTCTGCCTTCAGGCGACGTGCGATTTCCGAGCCTATATCGACGTCAAAGCCGACAACCTTATTGCTCTCATCGACAAAGCTGAACGGAGGGAACACACCCGAAAGGGCAATCGTCATCTTGCCTTTGTTCTGAATCTTTTCCAGATCGTCGGCTTTTGCTGTGTTCAAGGAAACACAAATGCCTAGCGCCACAAGGGCGGTAGAAAAAAGTTTGGCAAATTTCATGTTGAAGGTTCCCCTACGAAAGCCCCGTTTTGGAGCTACATTTTAACGCTATCTTCGCGACCTTGTATCCGGCCTGAACAGGGATTTGCGCAACGCTCCTATCACTTCGTTCGTATTAGAAGCTGCTGTTGCATTCCCCTTGGCAAAATCATTATCTGCAATCAGATTGACAAAAAAGAATATAAAGTGATTATTTTTATAAAATAGTGACGATATCGTCAGTCGAACTTACTTTAAAGAAAGTCACTGCCATGGATGAGCTGGACAAGAGACTGGTCACGGAGCTTCGGATCAACGGTCGCGCTTCTGTTCCACAGCTCGCGGAACTGTTAGGCGTTGCACGAGCCACAGCGCAAAAACGTCTCGACCGGCTGATTGCCAATGGCGACATCAAAGGCTTCACGATCCGCGTTCGCGATGACATCGGCAAGGATCAGATACGTGCCTTCATGCTTATCGAAATGTCAGGCTCGTCGCTAAAAGCAACAATCAGCGCAATCAAGCGTGTCCCGGGCCTGACCGGTGTCTTCAACACCAATGGCATCTGGGATGTGATTGCAGAGCTGGAGGTTTCGACCATTTCCGAACTTAATGAGGTGATTTCGACAATCCGCTCGCTTCAGGGCGTCAGCAAAAGCGAAACATTCATCATGCTCGGCCCGGCATAACACAATCTGCCGCCTTCTTTGCCGACTATTTATAAGCCTTATCGGAACCAAAACAGACGCCAACTCGTTACCCGCTCAAATCGACTGAACGAAGAAGCGGCCAATGCATGTTCTATAATGCAGGGCCGCTGTTCTGTTGCGTGAGATACGATAACAAAACGCATAAAGGCGGTGGCGAATGGCGCAAAGCGATGCTGCAAGCAGCTCATCTCAGGCTACACCATTACAAATTCACGACATTAAGGTCATCGACAACACCAAACTCAAAAAAGCTATTACCGCCGCTGCCCTCGGCAATGCAATGGAATGGTTCGATTTCGGCGTCTATGGCTTCGTAGCCTATGCTTTGGGGCAGGTATTCTTTCCCAATGCTGCACCCGGCATTCAAACCATTGCAGCTCTTGCGACATTCTCCGTGCCATTTCTGGTGCGCCCTCTCGGCGGCCTGTTCTTTGGCGTCATGGGCGACCGCTTCGGGCGACAAAAGGTTTTGTCGCTCACAATCATCATCATGGCTGCCAGCACTTTCTGTATCGGCCTTATCCCGTCCTATGCCACTATCGGTATCTGGGCACCCATCCTACTGCTGCTTTGCAAGCTGGCACAGGGTTTTTCCGTAGGCGGCGAATATACGGGCGCTGCGATTTTCGTTGCAGAATATGCTCCCGACCGTCGTCGCGGCTTTCTCGGTAGCTGGCTGGATTTCGGCTCGATTGCGGGCTTTGTGCTTGGTGCTGGTCTCGTCGTGTTCCTCAGCACAATGGTTGGAGAACAAGACTTTCTCGATTGGGGCTGGCGTATTCCGTTCTATCTTGCCGCCCCGCTCGGCTTGATCGGGCTTTATCTTCGCCATGCCGCGGAGGAAACGCCTGCCTTCACACAGCAGCTTGAAGCACTGGAAAAAGAAGACCGCGATGCCATCGAAGATCGTCCGATGGTGTCCTTCAAAGAGATCATCAACAAATATTGGCGTGCATTGAGCGTCTGCATTGGCATGGTTCTGGTGACCAACGTCACCTATTACATGCTGCTCACCTATATGCCGACCTATCTCTCCCAGAGCCTCGGCTATTCCGAGGATCATGGGGTTCTCATCATCATCGTGGTGATGATCGGGATGCTGTTCGTGCAGCCCGTTGTCGGTTTTCTCAGTGACCGGTTCGGTCGCAGGCCATTTCTGATCATCGGCAGCCTCGGCTTGCTGTTTTTTGCCTTGCCAGCTTTCCATCTTGTGGCCAGCGGTCACATCGCGACGATTTTTGCAGGCTTGCTGATACTGGCGATATTGCTCAACTGCCTGACCGGCATCATGGCATCAACACTGCCTGCTCTGTTTCCGGCGCGCATTCGCTACAGCGCGCTTGCGGCAGCCTTCAATATTTCGATCATCGTGGCGGGTCTGACCCCAACCGTTGCCGCTTGGCTCGTCGAGGCAACGGATAATATCTATTTACCTGCCTATTATCTCATGTGTGCAGCCGTCGTGGGTCTCATCACGGCATTCTTCCTGCCCGAAACGGCCAACAAACCGTTGCGTGGTGACACACCAAGCGCCTCCAACAAGACGGAAGCCAAACTGCTGCTCAAAGAAGCTTATTCCCACATCGAGGAACGCGTCGATAAGCTTGATGACGAAATCCTCTCGCTGGAACAGCAGATCGAAGAGCTGCAATTGCGCAGGCAGGCCCTTGTTGACCGGCATCCAAAATTAAGCTGATCCGCTCCAGCTTTCGGCCTGTTGCTCACCAATCCCCATCAGATCAATGGCTCGCGCTGCGATCTGATGGGCAATATCTTCCACCGTTCGCGGATGCAGATAAAAGGCCGGTACCGGCGGCATGACGATTGCGCCCATTTCGGTGACAGTGCACATATTGCGCAAGTGGACCAGATGCAGAGGTGTCTCGCGTGTGATCAGCAACAGCTTGCGCCGCTCTTTGAGTTGCACATCAGCAGCCCGCGTTAGCAGACTATCGCCGAAACCGTGAGCGATCGACGCAAGTGTACGCATGGAACAGGGCGCGACAATCATACCGGCTGTCGGCACCGATCCACTCGCAATCGCGGCTCCAACATCCTCAATCGAATAGGTCTTTTCTGCCAGCCGGTGCAGCATTGAATTGCCATTTGGACCAAGCTCGTAATGCAGCGTTCGCTCTGCCGCCTGCGATATAACAAGATGCGTTTCAATGCCCTGCATCTTGTTGAGACATTCCAGTAGCTTCAGCGAAATCAACACCCCAGACGCGCCGGACACACCCACGACTACCCGCTTCATCGCCTCGTCGCCTCCAGATCAATTCCCAACGCGCCCCACATCGCATCCACCCGCGCAATCGTCTCTTCATTCATGGAAAGAACATTGCCCCATTCGCGATCAGTTTCCGCGCCGATCTTATTGGTCGCATCAAGCCCGAGCTTGCCGCCAAGCCCCGAACGCAGCGAAGCGAAATCGAGATAATCAACCGGCGTATGATCGAGCGTCACCAGATCACGGCTCGCATCAAAGCGTGTGGAAAGTGCCCAGAGCACATCATCCCAATTGCGCACATCGATGTCTGGATCGACGGCGATGATAAGCTTGGTGTAGCTAAATTGCGGCAATATCGACCAAAGCCCCATCATGACCCTCCGCGCCTGTCCCGGATATCGCTTGTCGATTGCCACCACCATTGCACGATAAGAACATGCGGCCGGTGGCAGCCAGAGATCTGTAATCTCGGCAAACTGCTTGCGCACTACCGGCACAAACAGCTGGTTCATCACCTCGCCGAGTTTTGAAGGCTCGTCAGGCGGTCGCCCAGTATACGTGGAGAGATAGAGCGGATTCTTGCGCATGGTGATTGCGCTAAGACGGATAACCGGAAATTCTTCGACGCTGTTATAATAGCCGGTGTGATCGCCATAAGGCCCTTCCGGCGCGGTTTCGCTCACGGATACAAAACCTTCAAGCACAATTTCCGCGTTGGCCGGGACAATGAGAGGGACGGTGTGCGCCTCTACGATTGCAGGCCTTCGCCCCGAAAAAAGGCCCGAAAAAGCTAGTTCACTCATGCCTTCCGGTAAAGGCATGACGGCTGCCAGAATTGTTGCGGGGTCTGCTCCGATTGCAACTGCAACCGGCATATCCATCCCTGCCTTCTGCCACATACGATGATGTCGCGCACCCCCGCGATGCGCCAGCCAACGCATGATCAGCCTGTCTGGTCCAAGCTTTTGCATTCGGTAAATGCCGACATTGATGTCATAAGGATCATCTGGCGCACAGGTGATCACCAAAGGCCAAGTCACGAGCGGCGCCGGCTCTCCCGGCCAGCACCATTGTATCGGCAACGCGCCCAGATCAATCGCCCCACCCTCACGCACGATTTCATGCACCGGCGCACGGCTGACACGACGTGGTCGCATTGCCAGGGCTGCTTTTGCCAAAGGCAGCTTGCTCCATACTTCACCTGCTGAACGCGGTGGCGTTGGTGCTCGCAGCTCGGCCAAAAAATTGGCCAAAGCAGGGAGCTCTTCCGGCGTGCGGCCAAGCCCCCAGGCAATCCGACGCTCAGCGCCAAAAAGATTGGCAAGAAGCGGAATGGACTGCACTTTGCCCTCGGCATCAACCGGTTTTTCAAATAGCAAGGCCGGGCCGTCGGCCGCCAGTACACGCTTATGAATTTCGGTGATCTCATGCACAAGCGAAACCGGACGCTGTATGCGGACAAGATCACCGCGTCTTTCAAGCTCCGACACGAAACTCTGTAGATCGTTAAAAGAGGAAGGCAGTGAGGAGGCATTTTTCATGTCTCACTTTGAATACGCAATTCTTCTGCCGTCTTTGATCCAGATCAAACTCTTACGGGCTTGAATCGCCTAGTCCTTGTGCAGACCCCGCAAAGCTGGTGTGCATAGAAATGCCTGGAGCAAAATCATGATGAAAATTCCGCCCGCCGTGGTTGCCCCGGTTCGGTTTATTCCGCCATTTTTGCTCAACCCGCTCATTTCTCGTGTGTTCTTTCAAGTTATCCGCGCACATCCGGGGCTGTTTGAAAGGCTCGGCGAGCACGTCAACAAGCGGTTTGGGTTCAGGCCATCCGATTTGCCTTTCGCTTTTCTGGTTGAACCCGGCGTCCCACGCATTTCAGTGTTGCGCAGCAGCGCAGAATTTGTGACCGATGCCGCTATCGAAGGCCCCCTCGTCATGCTGCTTGCCCTTCTCGAAGGAAAGCTCGATGGCGATGCCTTGTTCTTTTCACGCGACATCACAGTGACTGGCGATATGGAAGCCATGCTTGCCCTGCGCAATGCACTGGATGATTGCAACGTTGATCTGCCAGCAGACCTTGGAAAAGGCGCAGGGCCTTTCGCCCCGGTGGTGGAAGCCATCGCAGGTTTTGTGCGCGACAAAGCGCTCGCCGCCGACACAAAGGAGGACGCCCGTTCATGGAACTGATCTGTCCTGCTGGAACACCCTCCGCATTTCGCGAAGCCGTGCAAGCCGGAGCTGATGCGGTCTATTGCGGCTTCCGCGATGAAACCAACGCACGCAATTTTCCGGGTCTCAATTTCAGTCGTGAGGAGTTGCGGGAAGCGATCAATTTCGCCCATGCGCGGCGCACGCAGGTCTTCGTCGCCATCAACACCTTCATGCGCGCGGGCGATGAGCAACTCTGGTACAAGGCCGTTGATGACGCCTCGGCGCTTGGTGCCGATGCAGTGATCCTCGCCGATTTCGGCTTGATGGCCTACACAGCAGAGCGCCATCCGCAACAGCGGCTTCATGTTTCGGTGCAGGCGTCTGCCTCCAATGCCGATGCGATCAGCTTTCTGATCGATGCCTTCAAAGCCAAACGCGTGGTGTTGCCGCGCGTGCTGACCATCCCCGATATCGCAAAGCTCGGACGCAAGATTGCTTGCGAAATGGAAGTCTTCGTCTTTGGCGGCTTGTGCGTCATGGCCGAAGGACGCTGCTCGCTTTCATCCTACGCCACCGGCCGCTCACCGAATATGAACGGTGTCTGCTCGCCCGCAAGCCATGTGCGTTATCGAAACGACGGTTCCGAGCTCGTTTCGGAACTCGGGGATTACACCATCAATCGTTTTCCGGCTGGCGAACCCGCAGGCTATCCGACCCTTTGCAAAGGGCGTTTCAATATCGGTGATGAAGAAGGCTATGCCTTTGAAGACCCGGTGTCTCTTGATGTGATGAACCACATAGACGAACTCCGTGCAGCCGGTGTTTCGGCTCTGAAAATCGAAGGGCGACAGCGCGGCAAAGCCTATGTCGCGGAAGTGGTTTCGACACTTCGTCAAACGCTTGCCGCCGCACCCGAAAAGCGGGCCGCTCTGCTTTCACGACTGCGCGCACTAAGTGAAGGTCAGCAGACCACATCGGGCGCCTATGAAAAACGCTGGAGATAGCCATGTCGGATTCACGCTTTAATCCCAGCCTTAGCCTAGGGCCTGTTCTCTTTCTCTGGGATGGCCCGAAATGGCGCGATTTCTATTTCCGCATTGCCGATGAAGCTCCGGTCGGTCACGTCACACTCGGTGAAATCGTCTGCTCCAAACGGTTCCATTTTATCGATCCCTACATGGCAGATGTAATCGAGCGTCTGGAACAGGCAGGCAAGGCCATCAGCCTTGGTTCGCTTGCCCTCGTCATGCTTGAACGCGAGGCAAAGCATGTGCGGCAGACCGTTGAACAATCGCTCTTTCCCGTAGAAGCCAACGATCTGTCGGCCTTGGGCCTGCTGGCTGGCAAACCGCATATGGTCGGCCCGCTAATCAATGTTTACAACGCCGCTACCGCCAAGGTTTTGGCTCAGCGCGGCGCACAATCCATCTGCCTGCCACCGGAATTACCGTTGGCTTCAATCCGTGAAATCATCAGGGGAGCGCCAGATGTTGCCTTCGAAATCTTCACTTTCGGTCGCGTACCACTCGCCATTTCAGCGCGTTGCGCCCATGCACGCTCTAAAGGACACATCAAAGACAATTGTCAGTTTGTTTGTGCCGAGGAGCCGGACGGTCTGCCAGTCAAAACACTCGATAGCCAGTCATTCCTTGCCCTGAATGGGGTGCAGACACTGTCGCACACGTGTCAGGCATTGATTGAAGACATACCCGACCTGAAAGCCGCAGGCGTTGCCCGGTTCAGGCTGTCGCCGCAGGATTGCGATATGGTTGCTGTCGCAAAAGTGCATGACGATGTGCTGCAGGAACGTATCGATACCGAAGAAGGCCTTGCCCGATTGCAGGCAATCTATCCAGCCGTCCCGCTTTCAAACGGCTTTTTGCACGGCGGCATTGGCGCAGCCTGGGTGAGCCGACATAAAACCGCATCTGTCATGCATAGCTAAGGAAAGTTAGCTGGCAGCTGATAGCACTTTGAGCGAGACAACGCTTTCAAGCCATGCGGCAAGAGCCGCCTCGTCGGGCGACAGCAACATACCGCAATCGCTCGCAAAGTCGCGCCAGTCGCCCACATAAGCATCACGCACAACGGTCAGCACAGGAATCTGCTTTGAATAAGCTGATTCAATGATCGCGCGAAAGCCATGACCTTCGGCTTCACTTTTGCCGAAGCGATTGAGGATAAGTAAATCGACGCCTGCATCGATCTCGGCCAACAAGGGACCAGCGACGTCTGCAAGTGCTGCCGGATCAAGGCGGCAGCCGCGCGATCCTGAACCGAGCGGCTGAGAGATAAGTTGCCTGATACCGGTGCCGATCCGTTCGATGACAATTTCACGGCAGCAATCGTCTGTATCAAAGCCGCGGTGCTGTAAGAAACCCGCGACCTTCAATCCACACGCCTCGCCCTGCGCAACAACTTCTGCCAAAAGCAAATCAACGGATACGTCTTTGTCGGCAAGAACTGCCGCGAGGATCGGCTGTGTGGTCATTTGCTTTTTTCCTCATTAAACAGAAGTTGATGCCGGAAGCTTCCGGCATAGTGATTTTGCTGAAAACTAGCCCGCGAGCATTCGATAGATCGCGGGCAAAGCAACTGGCAATTTCGCAAGTTTTGCAACCATTGCAAAACCACCATGTCCGAAAAGTGCAGGCAGATAAGCATTGGCCTCGCGGTCAACCGTCACTGCAAAGACGTTAACGCCCTTGGCGCGCGCTTCACTCACAGCCCGGCGTGTATCTTCCAGTGCAAAGCGCCCCTCATAATGATCGACATCATTCGGTTTGCCATC
The genomic region above belongs to Ochrobactrum quorumnocens and contains:
- a CDS encoding amino acid ABC transporter permease; translation: MSLDFTVVPSYLELMLIGLLWTVLITVLAGVISIVLGILIAIITLHAPKIISLPVRGVVFLFMGTPLLLQLYLLYYGLSQIGIMVPAFWTGVFGLGMHYAAYNADIFRASLESVDEGQMEAARSLGFSHGSSLRYFIIPQAILTALPQVGNNSIILLKDTAVLSVLGITELVLNAQRAISETYRPFEFYFVAAVLYYLVNLLMEWGLSKAAKKAEAIR
- a CDS encoding M20/M25/M40 family metallo-hydrolase; the protein is MVGWGSETGTPGEAEFSDQLVRLLKEIPYFQQNPDNIRTVASHGDPLTHNVVALVRGNGKRTLALAGHFDTVATDNYHELKSLACDSRNLKDALIKDLSKRARSAQEERALEDLLSGDFLPGRGLLDMKSGLAVGIACAEKFAADPDRSGNLLLVFTPDEERESRGMRSMRNAMPTIARDFDIEISAAINLDVTSDQGDGSEGRAVYAGTIGKLLPFALIIGLSSHASYPYEGVSAQAMAASILARFEGNAALADRDENDISPPPICLEAKDLRDGYEVTTPERFWIALNWLYHAMTADELFSRFKSEVQAGATEAVEHFAAQSEAFGQLIGKRAGAIPAAPKLITFEQLRAMAADVAGEKFEALYSAQEKRLADIDNPLSVSRQLTEWLVGVAHLSGPAVVVGFAGLHYPASHLDDAQANDRAFKQAIDTTMQTFAAFPDQSLVWKPHFQGISDMSFLGQATLGQDIVSNNTPVARLVDHPAGDALRFPVVNIGPWGREFHQKLERVHAPYAFEVLPQIVSMIAEEFLSKRV
- a CDS encoding amino acid ABC transporter ATP-binding protein, which translates into the protein MNTQTPMIELRQIRKSYGEHEVLKGIDLTVARGKIVSIIGPSGSGKSTLLRSINMLEETSSGEIWLDGNQVNRPLKGRAFEKHINHIRQEMGMVFQQFNLFPHLTVLQNIMIGPMRLKGLSRSEALERANNLLAKVGLVDKGNAYPARLSGGQKQRVAIARALAMQPKVMLFDEATSALDPELVEEVNQVMKQLANEHMTMLIVTHEMRFAAEVSDHVMFMDGGVVVEQGLPQQVLSTPKEERTRAFLRKHLSH
- a CDS encoding ornithine cyclodeaminase produces the protein MTNEKLNIVPFVSVDHMMKLVLTVGVETFLKELAAVIEEDFRRWEQFDKTPRVASHSDEGVIELMPTSDGTLYGFKYVNGHPKNTKEGRQTVTAFGVLADVGNGYPMLLTEMTILTALRTAAMSAVAAKHLARPDSKTMTIIGNGAQSEFQALAFKAILGIENLRLFDIDRSASERCARNLSDNGLSITIHATSQEAVEGADIITTVTADKQYATILSDNMVGPGVHINAVGGDCPGKTELNKDILLRSDIFVEYPPQTRIEGEIQQLDADYPVKELWEVITGAIAGRSSDRAITLFDSVGFAIEDFSALRYVRSKLQETGLYVELDMLADPDEPRDLYGMLLRCEKAIKKAA
- a CDS encoding ABC transporter substrate-binding protein, with the translated sequence MKFAKLFSTALVALGICVSLNTAKADDLEKIQNKGKMTIALSGVFPPFSFVDESNKVVGFDVDIGSEIARRLKAEPEIVTTAWDGIIAGLVTGRYDTIVGSMGITEERKKAINFVGPYYRSGLALFIRKGDTVKSLSELEGKTIGVTLGETSEKWVREQGKYEVRTYKGLPEMLLDLGSGRIDAVVADDVPVLVAIGKSNAPIEQVKDDQLPRYDIGIAVRKNNPELQAAMQKALDDMMADGTYKAISEKWIGVDIR
- a CDS encoding amino acid ABC transporter permease; the encoded protein is MDIALIGRIFPFIVESAWVTVQLTIVSLLIGLVVASLLVMARFSRYAPIRWIAIGYISIMRGTPLLVQLFLVFFGGPQFGFEFTPFVAGVITMGFNIGAYMSEGMRGAILAVDKGQNEAARSLGFGRAGTMRLFILPQAAPLMIRSLGVNTVILTKSTALVSTIGVVELTYTAQRFVTSTYKPFEVFAIAGAAYIVIIAIISLIIRGFEIFFNADRRAEA
- a CDS encoding Lrp/AsnC family transcriptional regulator, which produces MDELDKRLVTELRINGRASVPQLAELLGVARATAQKRLDRLIANGDIKGFTIRVRDDIGKDQIRAFMLIEMSGSSLKATISAIKRVPGLTGVFNTNGIWDVIAELEVSTISELNEVISTIRSLQGVSKSETFIMLGPA